CCCGCCCATACACCGGCAGAGATCGAAAAGAAGCTGGCACTGGCAGATAAGGCTTACCGTCAATGGCAGCAGGTGCCGTTACCAAAACGCGCGGAGCTGATGCGTAAACTGGCCGCCGTGCTGAAACAGGATGCCGTGGAGCATGCCACCATCATCACCCGCGAAATGGGCAAAACCCTGAAAGAAGCCACTGCAGAAGTACAGAAATGTGCCACCACCGCAGAACACTACGCCGATCATATAGAAAGCATGCTGCAACCAAAGCTCATCGCTTCGGATGCGCAAAAGAGTTATGTGTCGTACGAGCCTAAAGGCGTGATACTCGCGATCATGCCCTGGAACTTCCCGTACTGGCAGGTGTTCCGCTTCGCTATTCCGAACATATTGGCCGGTAATACCGGTGTATTGAAACACGCGAGCAACGTGAGTGGCTGTGCCCTGGCGATCGAAAAAGTGTTTTTGAAGGCGGGTTTCCCGGAAGGTATTTTCCAGTCGTTGCTGGTATCATCCAAAAGTATGGAGCCGGTGATTGCCGACAACCGGATACAGGGGGTAACGCTTACAGGCAGTACGCCCGCAGGCATGAGCGTAGCGCAACTGGCCGGCAGGTACATCAAAAAAACCGTACTGGAACTGGGCGGCAGCGACCCGTTTATCGTGTTGAAAGATGCAGATATTGAACAGGCCGCGAAGGTAGCCGTACAGGCACGTATGCAAAACGCCGGGCAATCCTGCATCGCTGCTAAACGCTGGATCGTAGACAAATCGGTCGCGGCCGAGTTTACCGCCAAAGTACAAGACCTCATTCACCACTTGCAGCAGGGCGACCCGATGCTGGAAAGTACTAATACCGGCCCAATGGCGCGCCCCGACCTGGCCGAAGAGCTGTTGAAACAAATGAACGACAGCCTGAAACTCGGCGCCCGCATACTGGCAGGCGGTGTGCTGGAAGGTTGCAACTTCACCCCTGCCCTGCTGGCCGACGTAAAACCAGGCATGAAAGCCTTCGACGAAGAAACCTTTGGCCCGCTCGCCGCCGTCATTACCGCCGAAAACGAACAGGAAGCCATCAGGCTGGCGAATATGACCGAGTTTGGACTAGGTGCCTCATTGTGGACAAAAGACCTTGAAAAAGCGGCTGCTTTGGCCCGGCAAATTGAAAGCGGCAATGTATTCGTGAACGCCATGGTGCGGTCGGACGCCAGGCTGCCTTTCGGTGGGATTAAACAGTCGGGGTATGGCAGGGAGTTGTCGATGGAAGGCGTACATGAATTTCTGAACCTTAAAACGGTTTACGTACAGTAATGGTTGTTCCCGCAGGACTGCTCTCTGCCTGCCCCGGGCGGACTCCCCGCAAAAGCATGGTATATCTTGTCGAGGCTGTTGTTTCAGCCGGTGTATATACTGTGATTGTATTGGGCAGTGCCGGCTATTTAACCGTCACTTCCACCGGCGCTGCATAATCCTGCCACAGGGCTTCTGCGGCGGCTGTACTCATCTCCCCATCGAACACTTTTACCCGGTAACGTTGCGCGTAAGCCGTGCCGCCCGTCAGCAGCCAGCTGGTCGTTTTGGTAGGGGTGAAAAATACGCAAACCTGCCCCTGCTGGTCCTTCTCGGGCCACACGCGTAAAGGAACTGGAAAGTTATAGTTAGATGGATGCGCCATGATCAGCAAACCCGCCCGTCCCTTTTCGGTATCGCCGTAAATCAGCACCCAGCGGGCCAGCGACGAATCGGCGTTGTTGCGGGTATGGCCTTCGGATGTGATGATACGGCTGTTCGTAGCATTCCAGTTGGCGTTACCCCGGATGTTGAAGCCGCCGCCGTAACGATATTGTTTCAACAACAAGGGGCTGGACGTCGCACAACTTTGGATCGATGCAAAGTCCCAGGTATGTGAGTTTTCATACGCGCGCACATCGAGTAGTTCATTTAACGCGGTTTTGCCCGTGGTAAGCACCACATGGTCCTGCAGGGCGGCGAAGCCTGTCCATACCGGCCCTTCGGTTTTACTGGCAAAGCCTTTGAACTGCACGGTACCTTGTTTCTTCACCAGGTTCCAAAAGTCGATACGCTCGCCTTCAAACTCGGTTTCCGTCCAGGGATTCCAGATGCCGTAGTGGTGATAGTGATCTTTAGGATGCATATTGGTGAGCATGGCTCCCTTGGGTGACCATAGCGGGTGAATAAAACCGCTGCGGCGAAACACGGTATCTACGCCGGCGGGCGGATTTACCGTGGCGTAGTTGTATTGCAACAGGCCCTCGATGATAAGGGCGCCGTTTTCATCTTTTAGTGAGATATGAGGAGTTGATGGTGATGGCTTTTTTACCAGTTCATAGCTGCGCGAACTACCGGCGGCCAGGTCTCCTGATACCTGCCACCACAGCCTGCGGGCGGCTCCCTCCTGCTCTACCTGCACGGGAACGTTGAGGCGTTTGCCGTTACGTACTTCCTCCAACGTAAACAGGCTATCGGCCGTTGCAGGAAAGCGATCCAGCGAAATACTGGCAAGCGTGTTCGTACGGGCTACTTTTCCTGCCTTTACGGTAATGCGTGCAAGCATTTGAGCATCCATATTCATCAGGTTCAGCATAAAAAAACTAAATAACAGGGTCAGCTTCTTCATATCCGGGAATGGGTTGAACGTACAAAATAGGAATATTGCGTAACTTTCTACCCATAAAAACAGCCCCAAAATGAAAACAGAAAAACTGATCGTCACCAACCTGGCGGCGCTTACCCGTAAATACGGCAGTAAGCACAAGTCCATTCTCTCCGACCTCAAGCTGTTACAGGCGTCCGACAAAAAACGTGGATTGGGAACGCAACTGGTATTCCTCGACAAAGCCGCCGACATGCAAAAGTTCAAGGCTAAAGCTGTTACCGACCCGGCTAATGCGAAACAAAACAAAGACGCGATCGATGCGCTGTACAAACACTTTTCGCCAGACTACCTGCTGATCGTAGGTGCGCAGGACGTAGTGCCTTTTCAACTGCTCAACAACCTGCTGTATAGCGAAGACGACGGAGATCAAAAGGTAGCGAGTGACTTACCGTACGCCTGCGAAGCCTCGTACAGCGTAAGCGCCGCGAAGTTTATCGCCCCCACCCGCGTAGTGGGCCGGCTGCCGGATATTCCAGGAGGATCTGACCCGGCTTACTTTCATGCACTGGTGCAAGATGTGATCAACCACCAACCGGGCAGCGACAAGGATTACAAAAAGTACTTTTCGGTAAGTGTATCTGAATGGCAGAAGTCAACCGAAGAAAGCCTGCGCAACATGTTCGGCGAGCACTCATCCCTGTTCATTTCTCCGGTGAAGGGCCCGAAATGGACGAGCAGCCAGTTCAAGCCGAAAACACACTTCATCAACTGCCACGGCTCGCTGGACGATCCTGCGTTTTACGGACAAAAGGGCAAGGTATATCCCGAAGCGGTTAACGCCACCCTGCTTGCGAAAAAGGTAACGCCCGGCACGATCGTGGCCGCGGAGTGCTGCTACGGTGCTCAATTGTACAATCCGCAACTCACCGAATACGACCAGCCCAGCATGGCGAATACTTACCTGCAACACCACGCCCTCGCGTTTGTAGGCAGTTCCACCATTGCTTACGGTCCGGCGGAAGGGAACGGACTGGCAGACCTGATCACGCAATACTTCCTGGTCAACGTGATCAAAGGCGCCTCTACCGGTCGTGCATTGCTGGAGGCCAGGCAACGTTTCCTCGACGAAATGGGGCCCACGCTCGATCCGTACGAGCTTAAAACAATCGCGCAATTCTATCTCCTGGGTGATCCATCCGTTACCGTCGTAAGCACGCCTAAAACAACCGCCACGCTGCGCAGCATAGACGCTAACACGCGCATCAACCGCCGCGACGGACTGGAAGCAAAAGGCAGGATGCTCGAGCGCTTTATTACCACGCCACAGCAATTGATCGTAAAACCGATCATCAAACCCCGGCACGAAACGGCTTTACAGGCACAGGTAGATACGCTGCTGAAACAAAGAGGCTTTCGCCAAGCGACGTTGATGACGTTCGAGAATACGCCTAAGGCTTCGCAAACACGCAGTGGTGCAAAAGCCTTCGCGCAACCGGTAAAATTTCATGTATATTCGGAGAGTGCCACGCACGGTAAGTTTAAAGAGACGAAAGTGCTGGTGGTGAAAGAAAAAAATAACGCCATTATCGGTTACCGGGAATATGTCAGCAAATAAACATAATAACGAGCCTGCCACTGTAAAACTCAGGGGCAGGCTTATCTTGAAGACCTTCGCACGCAACTCAAAAAGCGAGCACCTCGGTGTACATATCGACACCGGGGAACATACTTACCTCATCCGCAACGCCGGCGGCAATCCCTTTATGGACAATCCTTTTGAAGCACTGGCAGGTAAATTTATCGAAGCAGAAGGGCGCATCAGCGATTATGTTTTCTTCGCCAAAACATGGGTGGAAATCGATGCGCCGGAGAGCTAGGAAACTTGCTTCGTCACGTTAACATACAAAACACAAAAAATACGCATCAACTTATCAACCCCTGAAACACTGTACAGCTAAGGCTTAGCGCGTACATATCTTATCCTTTTATGATCCGGCAGGCTGCCATTCGTCCTATATAGGGCGAACGCGATGTTATTACGCGCAACTTTGTATTCACTAAAACTCGTTTGTTTATGAATCGCCATTCTAACAACAAGCCGGGTGCGTGCATTGCTTTACTGCTCTTGCTTTGCAGCTCTTTTGGGGTGCGCGCGCAGCATTCAAATCATTTCTTCCGCGAAAAAACCGACAGCCTCGAAGGGGAATACACGGTTTCTTTCCGCACTTCGGAACGACATTTCCGCTACGTGTTGTCGATCGACAGTGTACAGGGCGCGTGCTTTTACGGCACTTTGCGTGCCGACACAGCCTTGTACAAAACGTTGCGCGATTTCGTACACGTAAAAGGAATGATCGCCGGCCACCGCAACTACGACTTTATCATGAAGCCGATGTTTAACAAAGGAATACCGTATACGCTGGGCTGCATTCCCAGTGACTGGCTATTCAACAACAAGGTGTATTTTTCCCGGAAGGAAAATAACCGGCTGGTAGGCTACATGGTCGTGTGTAATGAAAGGGCACCGTACACATTTAACTTTTACGGGATGAAACGTCCGGATGAAGTATCGCCCCCGTACCTGGCCGTTCGGCATAGATAATACGCCCGTTCACGATCGTTACCCCCTCTGCTATGTCTTCGGCCAACAGCAGCGGACCATCCATGTCGGTATAGTCCAGGTAAGGAAGTAAATGGGCTACGGCAGATGTGCCCACGGTGCTTTCATTCATGCTGCCTGTCATGGTTTTCATGCCGAGCCGTTTAGCGGTATCGATCATACGGCGTGCGGGGGTAATACCGCCGCATTTGGTGAGTTTGATGTTGACGCCGTGGAAGTAGCCCTGGCACTTCTCCACGTCCTGTTCCGTGATGCAGCTCTCGTCTGCGATCAGGGGGAGGGCGCTTTTTTCGTATACTTCCTTCATGCCGTCCCAGTTATCGGCGCGCATGGGTTGTTCTATGAACTCTACGCCCAGTTGTTTAAAGGCCGCGGCGTTACGGAGGGTTTCCTCTACGCCCCAGGCGCAGTTGGCGTCTACGCGGAAAATGGCGTCAGTATGTTTTCGCAACTCAGCGATAATGGCTATATCTTCATTCGTACCCAGTTTGATCTTATAAATCGGCCAGGGAAACTCCTGCAGCTTCTTCACCATGTTCCCGATGGTGTCGATGCCGATCGTATAGTCGGTGAGCGGGTTGCGCGAAATATCGAGGCCCCACACTTCATATAGCTTCTTATCCAGTCGCTTCGCATACAGGTCGTGCGCCGCCAGGTCGAGGGCGCAAAGGGCGAACATGTTATGTTGCAGCTTCGGGTACATGGCCGCCCAGAACGCCTCAGGCGTATCTAACTGATAGCTTTCGATGAAGGCGCGGTGTTTTTCCACTTCCTCCATCAGCATGGGTACGGTAATGTTGTAGTAGGAATTGTCGGCCGTTTCTCCCAGTCCTGTGAGCCCGTTCTGCGACAGGGCTATTACCAGCAAGGGCTGCACATCTTTCGATTTACGGGAGATGGTAAATGTGTGCCTGAACTTCAGGGCGACCGGGTAAAACTGTAATTCCATATCAGAAAGATAGGAGTATTTGCAGATTCGTGCAAACGTAGGATGAAAAAGTTGCAGAAAGACGCATTCCCTCTATTATTCATTCGGAGCAATGCAGGTCCGGGACCCAGGGTGACAACACTTGGCTCAATTGCTGGTTACCGGAATATGAGGCCTGCATTATACCATAATCCTGCAGGCACCGAATGGATATTGAGGCCCTTCCAGCGGGCCGCACGGGCAAGCGACACATAATTAACAACGCTTCGAAAGCATTCAAAAAAAAGGCCCCGGTTACAACGCCGGGGCCTTAAGACCAAATTCTATAGCTATTACGTCTATTTTACTTCTTCGTACTCAGCATCCGTAACCTGGTCGCCGGAAGCGCCCTGGTTAGGCTGGCCCTGGCCTTGCTGAGCGCCTGCATCGGCACCTGGCTGACCCTGGGTGGCTTTGTACATTTCTTCTGAAGCAGCAGTCCAGGCATTGGTAACTTCCGCGAGGGCGGCATCTACCTGTGCAATGTCCTGTGACTTATGCGCAGCTTTCAGTTTTTCGAGAGCAGCTTCGATCGGGGCTTTTTTATCGGCCGGGATCTTGTCGCCATATTCTTTCAGTTGTTTCTCGGTCTGGAAGATAGTGCTGTCTGCCTGGTTCAGTTTCTCGATATTTTCACGGGCAGCTTTATCGGCAGCCTCGTTAGCTTTTGCTTCGTTCTTCATTTTCTCGATATCGTCTTTGCTCAAGCCGCTACCTGCTTCGATACGGATGTTCTGGGATTTACCAGTACCCTGATCTTTCGCAGTTACGTGCAGGATGCCGTTCGCATCGATGTCGAAAATTACTTCGATCTTAGGCGTACCGCGTGGCGCCGGTGGAATATCGGAGAGGATAAACCTGCCGAGGGTACGGTTTTGTGAAGCCATCGGACGCTCGCCTTGCAGTACGTGGATTTCCACGCTCGGCTGGCTGTCAGCAGCAGTTGAGAACACCTCAGATTTTTTAGTCGGGATGGTCGTGTTAGACTCGATCAGTTTGGTGAATACACCGCCCATGGTTTCGATACCCAGCGACAGCGGGGTTACGTCCAGCAGCAGTACGTCTTTAACCTCACCGGTGAGTACACCACCCTGAATGGCAGCACCTACGGCTACAACCTCGTCAGGGTTCACACCTCTGTTAGGTTTTTTACCGAAGAATTTCTCTACCACTTCCTGGATTTTAGGGATACGGGTAGAACCACCTACCAGGATCACTTCGTCGATTTCGGAAGTAGATAAGCCTGCGTCGCTCAGGGCTTTCTTACAAGGCTCCAACGTTCTTTCTACCAGCCTGTCGCTCAGTTGCTCGAACTTCGCGCGGCTCAGTTTTTTCACCAGGTGTTTAGGCACACCGTCGATCGCCGTGATGTAAGGCAGGTTGATTTCTGTTTCCTGGGAAGAAGACAGTTCGATTTTCGCTTTCTCTGCTGCTTCTTTCAAACGCTGCCATGCCATTGGATCTTTATGCAGATCTACTGCTTCGTCTTTCTTAAACTCTTCGGCCAGCCAGTCCATGATCACTTTATCAAAGTCATCACCACCCAGGTGGGTATCACCGTTGGTAGATTTCACTTCGAATACGCCATCACCCAGTTCGAGGATAGAGATATCGAAGGTACCACCGCCAAGGTCGAATACGGCGATCTTGCTGTCCTGATGTTTTTTATCCAAACCGTACGCCAGGGCTGCTGCCGTAGGTTCGTTGATGATACGGCGTACATTGAGGCCTGCGATTTCGCCGGCTTCTTTGGTCGCCTGACGCTGTGCGTCATTAAAGTAAGCAGGTACGGTAATAACCGCTTCGCTCACTTCTGTGCCCAGGTAGTCTTCCGCAGTTTTCTTCATTTTCTGAAGGATCATTGCAGAAATCTCCTGAGGCGTATATTGCCTGCCATCGATGTCGATGCGGGGAGTGTTGTTATCGCCTTTTACTACTTTGTAGCTCCAGTGGCCAGCTTCGGTCGAAATTTCGTCGAAACGACCGCCCATGAAGCGTTTTACCGACATGATGGTATTAATCGGGTTGGTGATCGCCTGGCGCTTTGCAGGATCGCCTACTTTCCTTTCCCCGTTCTTCAAAAAAGCCACCACGGAAGGCGTCGTTCTGCGTCCTTCATCGTTGGCAATCACTACCGGCTCGTTACCTTCCATTACGGCAACGCAAGAGTTGGTAGTTCCTAAGTCAATACCTATGATCTTTCCCATGATTATTTAGTTCTCCTTTTAGTTGTAAGTGTAAAACCTGTTGTCGCAGATTTGCTATGGTTAGTCAATGATTATGCCAAGTGACAAAATGCGCAATATTGTCAGTACACCCTCAATAATGCCTGATTTTATTACAGTTACGAGACTGACACACCGACTTTTCGGCTCACCCGTTTCGTATATAAAAAACACAGTATTGAAATAAATGGCACGAATGCTGTACCGGAACAATCGAACGGAACTATTCATTTTAGAAGAAACGAAACACCAGCAGCTGAACAATCTATTACCGTACGAGGCGACAACCGCTGCCGTACGTCCACACCCGTTAAATATTTCAACCAACTCCCATGAAAAGAAAATTCCTCGCAATGGCCGCGCTATGTATAGCCGCCCTCGCCCCGGTCCACGTTTTCGCTCAGGACGAGCCGATGTCTGCTACAGACAACACTGTCACTACCACGCCGGCCGGATTATTTAAGGGCACCGAAGGCTACCGTAAGTGGTCTATCGGCATCAATGCCGGCTTATTGGCCCCTGTTGCCTTTACCGGCGGCCACAACGATTTCACCAAATGGCTCGTCTCCTATGGGTATGGCGGCTACGTTAAGTGGCAGGTTTTACACATGCTGTCACTCCGCGCCGACTTCCTGGGTGGACAATTAAAAGCTAATAATGAAAAAAAACTGGGTAACGGCAGCACCTCCTCCAGCCCATACAACCAGTTCGAAACCATGTTGCAATGGTCAGGCAGCCTGAACGCAGTGTTCAACGTAGCCAACATGAACTTTTTCGCCAAACGGAACTTTATGCAGCTGTATGTATCGGCCGGTGGCGGACTGGCAGGCTACAAGCCCACCCTCACCACCAATGGCAACGTAACGTTCGACTACAAACCCGATGGCAGCATTAAAGAGTTTTATGTACCTGTGGGTGCCGGTCTTAAGTTCAAACTGTCAGAATCGGCGAATTTCGACATCGGCTACACGATGCATTATCTCGATGGTGACAACCTCGACGGCGTAGTGAACAGCAGTGGCCGCGACAAGTTTTCCTACGGCTATATTGGCGTGGAGTTCCCGCTGGGCCGCAAAACCAAACCACAACTGGCCTGGCATAACCCGATCGCGGAAATGTACGACGACCTGGCAGCACAGCGCGACCAGGTAAGACTGGAACTGGATGCACAGAAAGAAGCGAATGCCAAACTGGCCGCCGATTTCGCTAAACTGACGGCTGACAGTGACAAAGACGGCGTATCAGACCAGTTCGACAAGTGCCCTAATACACCGGCAGATGTAAAGGTAGACGGCTCCGGCTGTCCGCTCCCTCGCGACACGGTAGCGCCTAAAGAGGTGAAAATCTTCGTAACCGAGGCCGATAACCGCCTGGTGAGAGAAGCGATCGCCAACCTCGAGTTCGAAACCGGCAAAGCAAGCATTAAACCGTCTTCTTTCCCTTCCCTCGACCGGGTGGCAGAGCTGCTGGTTAAAAAAGGCTTCAGCATTAAACTGAGTGGCCACACCGATAATGTTGGTCGCGACGATAGCAACATGATCCTTTCCAAGCAACGCGCCGAAGCCGTAAAAGCGTACCTGGTGCAGCGCAACGTGAATGCTTCCAAAGTTGAAGCGGTAGGCTACGGTGAAACCCAGCCGATCGCCAGCAATAAAACGGCGGCAGGCAGGCAGCAGAACAGAAGGGTAGAATTTGTACTTTATTAATCTGAATGTTACTAAATAGAGAGAGGCTGACCGAAAAAGCAACAATGCTTTTCTGGTCAGCCTCTTTTTTTGAGAAGTATAGGCTGGCGGCTTCATAGGCACTCCAGGCGTAAGGGTTAGTTTTATGACTTACGTAGCGGAATAGCCCCCGCAAGGAAAAGGTTGTTTTTATGGCCTGCTAAGCCCTTCCCCTCGAAAGTAGCGGCGGAGCCAATATTTCACCCGATACCGCCGGACAACATGGCACTCCTCACGCATCCGCTTTCACCTGCGCCGTCATACGCTTTGCCACCGGCACTTTATTATTTACTGGTTTCTTCTTCTTTTTCCTGCCCCACCATACCATAAAACCCGTAACAGGCAACGACGCGGAGATGAGCGCCGCGAAGAACATCGCGATACGTCCAGGTAATCCCGCAATGCCACCTACATGGATGTCATAGTTCATGCGTACCACTTTTTCCGCGAGGGAGGCATCGGCATATTTACCCAGGTACGATGCAGGTATCTCTTTTCCGGTATACTGATCAAAATAGCGATGATCGGCGTCGTGAAACCATTGCCTGTTAGGATAAGCACGGGCATGTATGGCGGCAGAGTCGTTGGCAGGCAGGGATAGTGTGTGAGCTGCTGCATCGGGATACATCTTCATAAACTCCGTAAAAACGCGGTTGATGGCGGTACTGTCTTTTATGGGCGTATTCCTGTCAGACTTAACCACAATGGCTGCAGGCCTGGTTTTCCCGCCGCTGAAGACCCAAAACTCAGCCTGCGCCACCCATTGGAAACTCCAAACCAGCCCCGTTAAGGCGGCGAACAATACGATCCAGCTGGCATAGAAACCTAACACATTGTGCAGGTCATAATTAAGGCGTTTGGGAGATGCGTCCCATTTAATACGGTAACTTGTCTTTCTGCGCGCCTTGTTGCGGGGCCACCACAACACGATGCCGGTTACCAGCATCACCAGGAAAATGAGCGTGCCGTAGCTGACTACGACATGGCCAAGGTCTTTGGGCAGCCAGAGATACATATGCCCCTCGATGATAAAGCTGAAGAACTCGTCTTTCCGGTCCAGCACCTTTTGCACTTTGCCGGTGTAAGGATTCACATATACATTAAAATAGTAGTAGGGTTCTTTTTGATAGAACTGAACCACGGGCGCCTTGCCTGCCTCTTCATACAGGATCCGGAACGCTTTTTTACCGTTCATGGCCTGCTCCGCGGCGGCGCGTATATCCGTCACCGGTTTGTAGGGTTTATTTTCTACCGTAACGAAACGATAGGGCTGCGTGAATTCAGAGATTTCGGGCTGCCAGGCATAAATGGCACCGGTAATAGATATGATAAATACGACGATTCCCGAAACGAGGCCCAGCCACAGGTGCAGCCAGCCGAAGATCTTTTTCATGTTCATACGCGATATGTCAGTAACGTAAAATGAAGATACCTGCCTGGTATCTTCATTTTACGCCGGTTGGCCAATGTTTAGAATTTGATGGTGAGGTTCACCGCCCAGTTACGCGGCGGCTGCGGCTCGCCCCAGGGGCCCCAGTACATTACGTCGGTAATGTTGTCCAGCTTCACTCCTACACGGTAACCCGGACGGTCGTAAAAGATCGTACCGTTCAACACCGTATAGGCGGGGAAGTAAGTGAGGTTGTTATTGTCGAATACGATGTCACCATTGTACACGCCACCGGCGCCGATACCCAGGCCGGATACTTTTCCGCTGCTGATGCGGTAGCTGATCCAGGTGTTGGCCATGTGTTTTGCGCCGGATGCCGGGGGACGTTTGCCTACAAAGTCTTTCGCCTTGGTGATCTCGATTTCGTTGAAGCCGTAACCAGCCAGGATGTTCAGGCCGGGAATGGGATTGGCAATCACCTCTGCTTCAAAGCCCTTGCTCTTCCAGGTGCCATCCTGGTAATAGATGGTGAGGTCGGCAGCATCCTGGCGGATTTTATCTTTTACGGCGATGTCGTAAGCGCTCAGCGTTACGCTTAATTTACTTTTGAGTAGATCGGCCTTAATACCGCCTTCCCACTGGTTCGCCTGCTCCGGCTTAAACACATTGCCGTTACGGTCTACCTGTGCGGAATAACTAAAGCCGTTCTGGTAGTTGGCGAATACAGACAGCTGATCTTTCACCACCTGGTACACCGCACCAAATTTGGGTGAGAAGGACGACTTGCTGTAGCTGCCAGTAGTCGCGCCGGTCACCAGGGAAGTAGATCCTTTCGCATCTACTTTATCCCAACGCACGCTTGCCATCACGAGCAGCTGCCCGGTAAGGTTCACCACATCGGACACATAGATGCCGTAACGGTCTGTATGGTTTTTGAAATAGTTCGTCGGCTTCATACCTGCCAGGCGCCTGTCCACATCTTCTCTTAACAAGATAGGTGTTGATGCGGTGGTCGATACCGTATCATGGATATAGGCAAGGGTATAAGTAGGCTGCGTAATATCCGCCAGGTAATCGGCGCCCACCAGTACGCGGTGTTTGATTGCGCCCGTGTGAAACTCTCCGTTCAGGTTCTGCTGAATCTGGATGGTGTTGTAGTTATGGCTATACTTCTGTACACGCCTTGACAGCGTTTCGCCGGTGCCTAACAATGTGCCCATGAATTGATACTGTTCACGCGCATTTACACCGCCGGTAGAAAATATGGTGGTCGTATTCCATTTGCTGTTGATCTTATAGTTCATGTTAGCAAACAGGTTGTAGCCGGGGAATACAGACACCAGGTCGTTGGAGTAGAACGTTCGTTTGTAATACTTCGCCATAGCGGCTTTATAATCGGCCGGGGCGCCTAACGGGTTCAGGTAGGCGATAGACTGTGTGCCGGCGTTGCGGAACATCTCCACGTCTATGAGAAACGAGAGGCGGTCGCTCGCTTTATAAGCGAAAGAGGTAGCCAGGAAGTAATTACGCCTGAAACCTGCTTCCTGGAAGCTTTCCTGCCCCCAGCGACCAAAGTTCACCCGCAGCAGCGCGGTTTTGTCTTCGTTCAATGGTGCGTTGATGTCCGCAGTGATGCGGTTCAGTCCCCAGCTGCCCGCCGTAAAGTTCAGGTCTGTCCGGAAGGTTTCGAAAGGTTTTTTGGTCACCCTGTTCACCAGGCCGCCGTAAGAAACTGCGCCGCTACCGAACAAAGTACCGGAAGGGCCCTTCATCACTTCGATGCGCTCCAGGTTAGCCATGTCGACGGTGATCAGCTGGTTGGCCACCATGCCGTTACGGATGTAGTTGGCAGTACGGAAGCCACGGATGATCGTTGACGTACGGCCGTTGCTCACCGTTTCGGTAGAGTTAACACCCGCCACGTTTTTGATCGCGTCTTTATATTCGAGGATGCCCTGTTCTTTAATGAGTTCGGAGGTTACGATATTGTATACCTGCGGGTTTTCCAGGTTTTTCAGTGGCATACGGGCCACATAGTCACTCTCTTTTTTAGCGAATTTATTTTTACCGCTGGCGATGATCACTTCCTGGAGGGTTTGCTGTGACGCTTTCAGCTGAAAGTTTTGCTCCGCGGTTTGGCCTGCGGTGATGGTCACG
This genomic interval from Chitinophaga horti contains the following:
- a CDS encoding OmpA family protein encodes the protein MKRKFLAMAALCIAALAPVHVFAQDEPMSATDNTVTTTPAGLFKGTEGYRKWSIGINAGLLAPVAFTGGHNDFTKWLVSYGYGGYVKWQVLHMLSLRADFLGGQLKANNEKKLGNGSTSSSPYNQFETMLQWSGSLNAVFNVANMNFFAKRNFMQLYVSAGGGLAGYKPTLTTNGNVTFDYKPDGSIKEFYVPVGAGLKFKLSESANFDIGYTMHYLDGDNLDGVVNSSGRDKFSYGYIGVEFPLGRKTKPQLAWHNPIAEMYDDLAAQRDQVRLELDAQKEANAKLAADFAKLTADSDKDGVSDQFDKCPNTPADVKVDGSGCPLPRDTVAPKEVKIFVTEADNRLVREAIANLEFETGKASIKPSSFPSLDRVAELLVKKGFSIKLSGHTDNVGRDDSNMILSKQRAEAVKAYLVQRNVNASKVEAVGYGETQPIASNKTAAGRQQNRRVEFVLY
- a CDS encoding PepSY-associated TM helix domain-containing protein gives rise to the protein MKKIFGWLHLWLGLVSGIVVFIISITGAIYAWQPEISEFTQPYRFVTVENKPYKPVTDIRAAAEQAMNGKKAFRILYEEAGKAPVVQFYQKEPYYYFNVYVNPYTGKVQKVLDRKDEFFSFIIEGHMYLWLPKDLGHVVVSYGTLIFLVMLVTGIVLWWPRNKARRKTSYRIKWDASPKRLNYDLHNVLGFYASWIVLFAALTGLVWSFQWVAQAEFWVFSGGKTRPAAIVVKSDRNTPIKDSTAINRVFTEFMKMYPDAAAHTLSLPANDSAAIHARAYPNRQWFHDADHRYFDQYTGKEIPASYLGKYADASLAEKVVRMNYDIHVGGIAGLPGRIAMFFAALISASLPVTGFMVWWGRKKKKKPVNNKVPVAKRMTAQVKADA
- a CDS encoding TonB-dependent receptor, with protein sequence MRVIFILCLFMLIMIGTTTAQTTSQGTLKGRVTAEDGTEVPGVGVRLKDARKQTVTNENGAYIIRNVAPGTYLAEAFVAGHDMISFTVTITAGQTAEQNFQLKASQQTLQEVIIASGKNKFAKKESDYVARMPLKNLENPQVYNIVTSELIKEQGILEYKDAIKNVAGVNSTETVSNGRTSTIIRGFRTANYIRNGMVANQLITVDMANLERIEVMKGPSGTLFGSGAVSYGGLVNRVTKKPFETFRTDLNFTAGSWGLNRITADINAPLNEDKTALLRVNFGRWGQESFQEAGFRRNYFLATSFAYKASDRLSFLIDVEMFRNAGTQSIAYLNPLGAPADYKAAMAKYYKRTFYSNDLVSVFPGYNLFANMNYKINSKWNTTTIFSTGGVNAREQYQFMGTLLGTGETLSRRVQKYSHNYNTIQIQQNLNGEFHTGAIKHRVLVGADYLADITQPTYTLAYIHDTVSTTASTPILLREDVDRRLAGMKPTNYFKNHTDRYGIYVSDVVNLTGQLLVMASVRWDKVDAKGSTSLVTGATTGSYSKSSFSPKFGAVYQVVKDQLSVFANYQNGFSYSAQVDRNGNVFKPEQANQWEGGIKADLLKSKLSVTLSAYDIAVKDKIRQDAADLTIYYQDGTWKSKGFEAEVIANPIPGLNILAGYGFNEIEITKAKDFVGKRPPASGAKHMANTWISYRISSGKVSGLGIGAGGVYNGDIVFDNNNLTYFPAYTVLNGTIFYDRPGYRVGVKLDNITDVMYWGPWGEPQPPRNWAVNLTIKF